A single Ziziphus jujuba cultivar Dongzao chromosome 11, ASM3175591v1 DNA region contains:
- the LOC107432049 gene encoding protein SHOOT GRAVITROPISM 6 isoform X5 produces MCETTIGQFLLMRLSVGVKLFGNTTWISLHIHLLMAASLQVISEFCFRAFTKSLGSFTGSKGSHIFCRSIGSDGWPDYQDTVKSSFAKTCSYNIGIELTVILSTLLPVVCINNDSKENSSYAVGLKTYNEVQRCFLTVGLVYPEDLFTFLINKCRLKEEPLTFGALCVLKHLLPRLSEAWHSKRPSLIEAVKFLLDEQNLGVRKALSELIVVMASHCYLVGSSGELFVEYLVRHCALTDQDKSNLQMSKEVFVSGKAYVPFQYRRLEVKIEGVCPIELRSICEKGLLLLTITVPEMEHVLWPFLLKMIIPRVYTGAVATVCRCISELCRHRSSNSNALLSECKSRTDIPNPEEIFARLLVLLHDPLAREQLATQILTVLYYLAPLFPKNINLFWQDEIPKMKAYVSDTEDLKQDPSYQETWDDMIINFLAESLDVIQDADWLISLGNGFTQQYELYTPDNEHSALLHRCFGMLLQKVKDRGYVRDKIDWMYKQANITIPTNRLGLAKAMGLVAASHLDTVLEKLKDILDNVGQNIFQRFLSFFSDSFRTEESDDIHAALALMYGYAAKYAPSTVIEARIDALVGTNMLSRLLHVRHPTAKQAVITAIDLLGRAVINAAENGASFPLKRRDQMLDYILTLMGRDDNDGFADSTLELLHTQALALSACTTLVSVEPKLTIETRNHVLKATLGFFALPNDPVDVVDPLIDNLITLLCAILLTCGEDGRSRSEQLLHILRQIDQYVSSPMDYQRRRGCLAVHEMLLKFRMVCISGYCALGCQGSCTHSKQIDRTLHGNFSNLPTAFVLPSRGALCLGDRVITYLPRCADTNSEVRKVSAQILDQLFSISLSLPRSAASNFGVDLELSYGALSSLEDVIAILRSDTSIDPSEVFNRIVSSVCVLLTKDELVATLYGCNAAICDKIKQSAEGAIQAVIEFVTKRGSELGEIDVSRTTQSLLSAAVHVTEKHLRWETLGAISSLAENTRTKVVFNEVLAMAGKDLITKDISRLRGGWPMQDAFYTFSQHTVLSVLFLEHVICVLNQTPVLKGDSEKADNASHFVECQSGDDILQAAIIALTAFFRGGGKVGKKAVENNYASVVAELTIQFGSCHVLASSGDQEPLRTLLTAFQAFCECVGDLEMGKILSRDGEQIENEKWINLIGDIAGCISIKRPKEIQSICSILSTSLNRHQKYQREAAAAALSEFVRYSGGFGSLLERIVEVLCQHVSDESPTVRRLCLRGLVQMPSIHILQYTAQVLGVILALLDDPNESVQLTAVSCLLMILESSPNDAVEPILINLSVRLRNLQTCMDKKMRANAFAAFGALSNYGVTSQHEAFVEQVHATLPRLVLHLHDDDVSVRQACRDTLKRIAPLLEMDGFFTLLNSHCFNSDYRSDYEDFVRDLSKQFSQHLPSRVDTYMASAIQALEAPWPVIQANAIYFSSSMLSVSDDQHILALYHTQVFGILVGKMSRSADAVVRATCSSALGLLFKSTNSISWRAARLDRVDSVRRIHDS; encoded by the exons ATGTGCGAGACAACCATCGGCCAATTTTTGCTAATG CGTTTAAGTGTTGGTGTCAAGCTGTTTGGCAATACTACCTGGATTTCCCTTCACATTCACCTCTTGATGGCAGCATCAT TGCAGGTCATTTCTGAATTCTGCTTTCGAGCTTTTACTAAGAGTTTGGGCAGCTTCACGGGATCTAAAG GTTCGCACATCTTCTGTCGAAGCATTGGGTCAGATGGTTGGCCTGATTACCAGGACACAGTTAAAAGCAGCTTTGCCAAGACTTGTTCCTACAATATTGGAATT GAGCTTACAGTAATTCTATCGACACTACTTCCAGTGGTTTGTATCAATAACGATAGCAAAGAAAATTCAAGTTATGCAGTCGGACTGAAG ACATATAATGAAGTTCAACGCTGCTTTCTGACAGTTGGCTTGGTTTATCCTGAGGATCTGTTTACATTCCTAATAAAT AAATGCAGATTGAAAGAAGAACCTCTGACATTTGGTGCACTTTGTGTTTTAAAGCATCTCTTGCCCAG GTTGTCTGAAGCTTGGCACAGTAAAAGGCCTTCACTAATTGAAGCTGTAAAGTTTTTGCTAGATGAGCAAAATTTAGGGGTCCGAAAGGCACTTTCAGAG TTGATTGTAGTTATGGCTTCGCATTGTTACTTGGTTGGTTCATCTGGAGAGTTGTTTGTTGAATACCTTGTGCGGCATTGTGCTTTAACAGATCAAGATAAAAGTAATCTTCAGATGTCCAAAGAAGTCTTTGTGTCAGGAAAAGCTTATGTCCCTTTCCAGTACAGGAGATTGGAG GTGAAAATTGAGGGAGTTTGTCCAATAGAGTTGAGATCAATATGTGAAAAAGGACTTCTTTTGCTTACCATCACTGTCCCTGAAATGGAG CATGTTCTGTGGCCTTTTCTGTTGAAGATGATTATCCCCCGGGTTTATACTGGTGCTGTTGCAACT GTTTGCAGATGCATCTCAGAGCTGTGCAGACATAGATCTTCAAATAGTAATGCTCTTCTTAGCGAGTGTAAATCTCGCACTGATATACCTAATCCTGAG GAAATTTTTGCCCGCTTATTGGTGCTTTTGCATGATCCTTTGGCAAGGGAGCAGCTAGCAACTCAGATTTTGACA GTCCTTTATTATCTGGCACCTCTCTTTCCAAAAAATATCAACTTGTTTTGGCAAGATGAG ATTCCAAAGATGAAGGCATATGTTAGTGATACGGAAGATCTAAAACAGGATCCTTCTTATCAAGAGACTTGGGATGACATGATAATTAAT TTTCTTGCAGAATCTTTGGATGTTATTCAAGATGCTGATTGGTTGATATCCCTTGGAAATGGTTTCACTCAACAATATGAACTTTATACTCCTGATAATGAACATTCTGCACTACTTCACCG GTGCTTTGGCATGCTGCTTCAAAAAGTCAAGGACAGGGGTTATGTCCGCGATAAGATTGATTGGATGTATAAACAAGCTAATATTACGATTCCAACAAACCGGCTTGGTTTGGCTAAAGCCATGGGATTG GTTGCGGCATCCCACTTGGATACTGTATTGGAAAAGCTGAAAGACATTCTGGACAATGTTGGGCAAAATATCTTTCAGAG ATTCTTGTCTTTTTTCTCTGATAGTTTTAGAACAGAGGAATCTGATGATATACATGCTGCTTTGGCCCTCATGTATGGATATGCGGCAAAATATGCTCCATCAACAGTTATTGAAGCCCGGATTGATGCACTTGTT GGTACCAATATGCTATCACGGCTTCTTCATGTGCGCCATCCCACAGCAAAGCAGGCAGTTATCACTGCTATCGATTTATTAG GCCGTGCTGTCATTAATGCTGCTGAAAATGGTGCATCTTTTCCATTGAAAAGAAGAGATCAGATGCTTGACTACATATTAACTTTGATGGGCCGTGATGACAATGACGGCTTTGCTGATTCTACTCTTGAACTTCTGCATACGCAG GCCCTTGCTTTAAGTGCATGCACCACGTTGGTCTCCGTGGAGCCAAAACTAACAATTGAAACTAGAAACCATGTATTGAAG GCCACGCTGGGGTTCTTTGCTTTACCAAATGACCCAGTAGATGTTGTTGATCCCTTGATTGACAACCTTATCACTCTTTTATGTGCAATTCTTCTCACATG CGGAGAGGATGGAAGAAGTCGATCTGAACAGTTACTGCATATTTTGAGGCAAATTGATCAATATGTTTCTTCGCCTATGGATTATCAAAGGAGAAGAGGTTGTCTCGCAGTGCATGAGATGCTTCTCAAGTTTCGGATGGTTTGCATCAGTGGATATTGTGCCCTAGGCTGCCAAGGATCTTGCACGCACAGCAAGCAAATTGATCGTACACTGCATGGGAACTTTTCAAACTTACCAA CTGCATTTGTGTTGCCAAGCCGTGGGGCCTTGTGTTTGGGAGACAGGGTCATTACGTATCTTCCACGTTGTGCAGACACTAATTCTGAAGTTAGAAAAGTTTCTGCtcag ATTCTCGATCAACTATTTAGTATTTCACTTTCACTTCCAAGGTCAGCAGCGTCTAATTTTGGTGTGGATCTAGAATTGTCATATGGTGCATTGTCCTCCCTAGAGGATGTGATAGCCATCTTGAGGAGT GATACTTCCATTGATCCATCCGAGGTTTTTAATAGAATTGTCTCCTCTGTTTGTGTATTACTGACAAAGGATGAG CTTGTAGCTACGCTTTATGGTTGCAATGCTGCTATATGTGATAAGATCAAGCAATCAGCTGAAGGGGCTATTCAAGCTGTCATTGAGTTTGTTACAAAGAGAGGGAGCGAGCTGGGTGAAATTGATGTATCAAG GACAACCCAATCTCTGCTCTCTGCAGCAGTTCATGTAACTGAGAAGCATTTACGTTGGGAAACACTTGGAGCT ATATCCTCTCTAGCTGAAAACACCCGTACAAAAGTTGTTTTCAATGAAGTATTGGCTATGGCTGGAAAGGATTTAATCACAAAGGATATATCTCGACTTCGTGGTGGTTGGCCAATGCAGGATGCATTTTAT ACATTTTCCCAGCATACAGTGCTCTCAGTTTTGTTCCTGGAGCATGTAATATGTGTCCTCAACCAGACACCAGTTCTTAAAGGTGATTCAGAGAAAGCTGACAATGCTAGTCATTTTGTTGAGTGTCAATCAGGGGACGACATTCTGCAAGCTGCTATTATTGCTCTCACTGCCTTTTTCAG GGGTGGTGGCAAAGTGGGCAAGAAAGCAGTTGAGAATAATTATGCATCTGTGGTTGCTGAACTTACCATCCAATTTGGAAGTTGTCATGTTCTAGCTAGTTCTGGTGATCAAGAACCATTACG GACGCTTTTAACTGCATTTCAGGCATTCTGTGAATGTGTTGGAGACCTTGAAATGGGAAAG ATTTTATCTAGAGATGGAGAGCAAATTGAAAATGAGAAGTGGATCAATCTAATTGGAGATATTGCAGGATGCATCTCTATAAAGAGACCTAAAGAG ATTCAAAGTATATGTTCAATTTTAAGTACCTCGTTAAATCGTCACCAAAAATACCAAAGGGAAGCTGCAGCTGCTGCACTATCAGAGTTTGTCCGCTACAG TGGTGGATTTGGTTCTCTATTAGAGCGGATAGTGGAGGTTTTGTGTCAACATGTGTCAGATGAGTCTCCAACTGTTAGACGCTTGTGTTTGAGAGGATTAGTACAG ATGCCATCTATACATATTCTACAATATACAGCTCAAGTTCTTGGCGTAATATTAGCTTTACTGGATGATCCCAATGAATCCGTGCAATTGACTGCAGTTTCTTGCTTACTCATG ATACTTGAGTCATCACCCAATGATGCAGTTGAACCAATTTTGATTAATCTTTCTGTAAGGCTTCGTAATCTTCAG ACATGCATGGATAAGAAGATGCGAGCTAATGCTTTTGCAGCTTTTGGAGCACTAAGCAACTATGGAGTTACATCACAACATGAGGCATTTGTTGAGCAG GTACATGCTACTCTTCCCCGCTTGGTTTTGCATCTTCATGATGATGATGTCAGTGTTCGACAAGCTTGCCGG GATACTCTCAAACGAATCGCACCCTTGCTGGAAATGGATGGATTTTTCACTTTGCTCAACTCACATTGTTTCAACTCTGATTATCG aaGTGACTATGAGGATTTTGTCAGAGACTTGTCAAAACAATTTTCTCAGCATCTTCCCTCCAGAGTTGATACCTATATGGCATCAGCAATACAG GCTCTTGAGGCACCTTGGCCAGTAATTCAAGCAAATGCTATATACTTCTCCAGCAGTATGTTGTCCGTGTCGGATGATCAGCACATTTTAGCTCTCTACCATACCCAG GTGTTCGGAATTTTGGTGGGTAAAATGAGTCGTTCAGCAGATGCAGTTGTTAGAGCAACTTGCTCTTCTGCACTAGGTTTGCTGTTCAAATCCACAAACTCAATCTCTTGGAGAGCAGCTAGACTTGATCGGGTGGACTCTGTGAGAAGGATCCATGATTCATGA
- the LOC107432049 gene encoding protein SHOOT GRAVITROPISM 6 isoform X6 — translation MVGLITRTQLKAALPRLVPTILELYKKDQDIAFLATCSLHNLLNATLLSESGPPLLDFDELTVILSTLLPVVCINNDSKENSSYAVGLKTYNEVQRCFLTVGLVYPEDLFTFLINKCRLKEEPLTFGALCVLKHLLPRLSEAWHSKRPSLIEAVKFLLDEQNLGVRKALSELIVVMASHCYLVGSSGELFVEYLVRHCALTDQDKSNLQMSKEVFVSGKAYVPFQYRRLEVKIEGVCPIELRSICEKGLLLLTITVPEMEHVLWPFLLKMIIPRVYTGAVATVCRCISELCRHRSSNSNALLSECKSRTDIPNPEEIFARLLVLLHDPLAREQLATQILTVLYYLAPLFPKNINLFWQDEIPKMKAYVSDTEDLKQDPSYQETWDDMIINFLAESLDVIQDADWLISLGNGFTQQYELYTPDNEHSALLHRCFGMLLQKVKDRGYVRDKIDWMYKQANITIPTNRLGLAKAMGLVAASHLDTVLEKLKDILDNVGQNIFQRFLSFFSDSFRTEESDDIHAALALMYGYAAKYAPSTVIEARIDALVGTNMLSRLLHVRHPTAKQAVITAIDLLGRAVINAAENGASFPLKRRDQMLDYILTLMGRDDNDGFADSTLELLHTQALALSACTTLVSVEPKLTIETRNHVLKATLGFFALPNDPVDVVDPLIDNLITLLCAILLTCGEDGRSRSEQLLHILRQIDQYVSSPMDYQRRRGCLAVHEMLLKFRMVCISGYCALGCQGSCTHSKQIDRTLHGNFSNLPTAFVLPSRGALCLGDRVITYLPRCADTNSEVRKVSAQILDQLFSISLSLPRSAASNFGVDLELSYGALSSLEDVIAILRSDTSIDPSEVFNRIVSSVCVLLTKDELVATLYGCNAAICDKIKQSAEGAIQAVIEFVTKRGSELGEIDVSRTTQSLLSAAVHVTEKHLRWETLGAISSLAENTRTKVVFNEVLAMAGKDLITKDISRLRGGWPMQDAFYTFSQHTVLSVLFLEHVICVLNQTPVLKGDSEKADNASHFVECQSGDDILQAAIIALTAFFRGGGKVGKKAVENNYASVVAELTIQFGSCHVLASSGDQEPLRTLLTAFQAFCECVGDLEMGKILSRDGEQIENEKWINLIGDIAGCISIKRPKEIQSICSILSTSLNRHQKYQREAAAAALSEFVRYSGGFGSLLERIVEVLCQHVSDESPTVRRLCLRGLVQMPSIHILQYTAQVLGVILALLDDPNESVQLTAVSCLLMILESSPNDAVEPILINLSVRLRNLQTCMDKKMRANAFAAFGALSNYGVTSQHEAFVEQVHATLPRLVLHLHDDDVSVRQACRDTLKRIAPLLEMDGFFTLLNSHCFNSDYRSDYEDFVRDLSKQFSQHLPSRVDTYMASAIQALEAPWPVIQANAIYFSSSMLSVSDDQHILALYHTQVFGILVGKMSRSADAVVRATCSSALGLLFKSTNSISWRAARLDRVDSVRRIHDS, via the exons ATGGTTGGCCTGATTACCAGGACACAGTTAAAAGCAGCTTTGCCAAGACTTGTTCCTACAATATTGGAATT GTATAAAAAAGACCAAGATATTGCGTTTCTGGCGACATGTAGTCTCCACAACCTCTTAAATGCCACTTTACTGTCAGAAAGTGGTCCTCCTTTGCTTGACTTTGAT GAGCTTACAGTAATTCTATCGACACTACTTCCAGTGGTTTGTATCAATAACGATAGCAAAGAAAATTCAAGTTATGCAGTCGGACTGAAG ACATATAATGAAGTTCAACGCTGCTTTCTGACAGTTGGCTTGGTTTATCCTGAGGATCTGTTTACATTCCTAATAAAT AAATGCAGATTGAAAGAAGAACCTCTGACATTTGGTGCACTTTGTGTTTTAAAGCATCTCTTGCCCAG GTTGTCTGAAGCTTGGCACAGTAAAAGGCCTTCACTAATTGAAGCTGTAAAGTTTTTGCTAGATGAGCAAAATTTAGGGGTCCGAAAGGCACTTTCAGAG TTGATTGTAGTTATGGCTTCGCATTGTTACTTGGTTGGTTCATCTGGAGAGTTGTTTGTTGAATACCTTGTGCGGCATTGTGCTTTAACAGATCAAGATAAAAGTAATCTTCAGATGTCCAAAGAAGTCTTTGTGTCAGGAAAAGCTTATGTCCCTTTCCAGTACAGGAGATTGGAG GTGAAAATTGAGGGAGTTTGTCCAATAGAGTTGAGATCAATATGTGAAAAAGGACTTCTTTTGCTTACCATCACTGTCCCTGAAATGGAG CATGTTCTGTGGCCTTTTCTGTTGAAGATGATTATCCCCCGGGTTTATACTGGTGCTGTTGCAACT GTTTGCAGATGCATCTCAGAGCTGTGCAGACATAGATCTTCAAATAGTAATGCTCTTCTTAGCGAGTGTAAATCTCGCACTGATATACCTAATCCTGAG GAAATTTTTGCCCGCTTATTGGTGCTTTTGCATGATCCTTTGGCAAGGGAGCAGCTAGCAACTCAGATTTTGACA GTCCTTTATTATCTGGCACCTCTCTTTCCAAAAAATATCAACTTGTTTTGGCAAGATGAG ATTCCAAAGATGAAGGCATATGTTAGTGATACGGAAGATCTAAAACAGGATCCTTCTTATCAAGAGACTTGGGATGACATGATAATTAAT TTTCTTGCAGAATCTTTGGATGTTATTCAAGATGCTGATTGGTTGATATCCCTTGGAAATGGTTTCACTCAACAATATGAACTTTATACTCCTGATAATGAACATTCTGCACTACTTCACCG GTGCTTTGGCATGCTGCTTCAAAAAGTCAAGGACAGGGGTTATGTCCGCGATAAGATTGATTGGATGTATAAACAAGCTAATATTACGATTCCAACAAACCGGCTTGGTTTGGCTAAAGCCATGGGATTG GTTGCGGCATCCCACTTGGATACTGTATTGGAAAAGCTGAAAGACATTCTGGACAATGTTGGGCAAAATATCTTTCAGAG ATTCTTGTCTTTTTTCTCTGATAGTTTTAGAACAGAGGAATCTGATGATATACATGCTGCTTTGGCCCTCATGTATGGATATGCGGCAAAATATGCTCCATCAACAGTTATTGAAGCCCGGATTGATGCACTTGTT GGTACCAATATGCTATCACGGCTTCTTCATGTGCGCCATCCCACAGCAAAGCAGGCAGTTATCACTGCTATCGATTTATTAG GCCGTGCTGTCATTAATGCTGCTGAAAATGGTGCATCTTTTCCATTGAAAAGAAGAGATCAGATGCTTGACTACATATTAACTTTGATGGGCCGTGATGACAATGACGGCTTTGCTGATTCTACTCTTGAACTTCTGCATACGCAG GCCCTTGCTTTAAGTGCATGCACCACGTTGGTCTCCGTGGAGCCAAAACTAACAATTGAAACTAGAAACCATGTATTGAAG GCCACGCTGGGGTTCTTTGCTTTACCAAATGACCCAGTAGATGTTGTTGATCCCTTGATTGACAACCTTATCACTCTTTTATGTGCAATTCTTCTCACATG CGGAGAGGATGGAAGAAGTCGATCTGAACAGTTACTGCATATTTTGAGGCAAATTGATCAATATGTTTCTTCGCCTATGGATTATCAAAGGAGAAGAGGTTGTCTCGCAGTGCATGAGATGCTTCTCAAGTTTCGGATGGTTTGCATCAGTGGATATTGTGCCCTAGGCTGCCAAGGATCTTGCACGCACAGCAAGCAAATTGATCGTACACTGCATGGGAACTTTTCAAACTTACCAA CTGCATTTGTGTTGCCAAGCCGTGGGGCCTTGTGTTTGGGAGACAGGGTCATTACGTATCTTCCACGTTGTGCAGACACTAATTCTGAAGTTAGAAAAGTTTCTGCtcag ATTCTCGATCAACTATTTAGTATTTCACTTTCACTTCCAAGGTCAGCAGCGTCTAATTTTGGTGTGGATCTAGAATTGTCATATGGTGCATTGTCCTCCCTAGAGGATGTGATAGCCATCTTGAGGAGT GATACTTCCATTGATCCATCCGAGGTTTTTAATAGAATTGTCTCCTCTGTTTGTGTATTACTGACAAAGGATGAG CTTGTAGCTACGCTTTATGGTTGCAATGCTGCTATATGTGATAAGATCAAGCAATCAGCTGAAGGGGCTATTCAAGCTGTCATTGAGTTTGTTACAAAGAGAGGGAGCGAGCTGGGTGAAATTGATGTATCAAG GACAACCCAATCTCTGCTCTCTGCAGCAGTTCATGTAACTGAGAAGCATTTACGTTGGGAAACACTTGGAGCT ATATCCTCTCTAGCTGAAAACACCCGTACAAAAGTTGTTTTCAATGAAGTATTGGCTATGGCTGGAAAGGATTTAATCACAAAGGATATATCTCGACTTCGTGGTGGTTGGCCAATGCAGGATGCATTTTAT ACATTTTCCCAGCATACAGTGCTCTCAGTTTTGTTCCTGGAGCATGTAATATGTGTCCTCAACCAGACACCAGTTCTTAAAGGTGATTCAGAGAAAGCTGACAATGCTAGTCATTTTGTTGAGTGTCAATCAGGGGACGACATTCTGCAAGCTGCTATTATTGCTCTCACTGCCTTTTTCAG GGGTGGTGGCAAAGTGGGCAAGAAAGCAGTTGAGAATAATTATGCATCTGTGGTTGCTGAACTTACCATCCAATTTGGAAGTTGTCATGTTCTAGCTAGTTCTGGTGATCAAGAACCATTACG GACGCTTTTAACTGCATTTCAGGCATTCTGTGAATGTGTTGGAGACCTTGAAATGGGAAAG ATTTTATCTAGAGATGGAGAGCAAATTGAAAATGAGAAGTGGATCAATCTAATTGGAGATATTGCAGGATGCATCTCTATAAAGAGACCTAAAGAG ATTCAAAGTATATGTTCAATTTTAAGTACCTCGTTAAATCGTCACCAAAAATACCAAAGGGAAGCTGCAGCTGCTGCACTATCAGAGTTTGTCCGCTACAG TGGTGGATTTGGTTCTCTATTAGAGCGGATAGTGGAGGTTTTGTGTCAACATGTGTCAGATGAGTCTCCAACTGTTAGACGCTTGTGTTTGAGAGGATTAGTACAG ATGCCATCTATACATATTCTACAATATACAGCTCAAGTTCTTGGCGTAATATTAGCTTTACTGGATGATCCCAATGAATCCGTGCAATTGACTGCAGTTTCTTGCTTACTCATG ATACTTGAGTCATCACCCAATGATGCAGTTGAACCAATTTTGATTAATCTTTCTGTAAGGCTTCGTAATCTTCAG ACATGCATGGATAAGAAGATGCGAGCTAATGCTTTTGCAGCTTTTGGAGCACTAAGCAACTATGGAGTTACATCACAACATGAGGCATTTGTTGAGCAG GTACATGCTACTCTTCCCCGCTTGGTTTTGCATCTTCATGATGATGATGTCAGTGTTCGACAAGCTTGCCGG GATACTCTCAAACGAATCGCACCCTTGCTGGAAATGGATGGATTTTTCACTTTGCTCAACTCACATTGTTTCAACTCTGATTATCG aaGTGACTATGAGGATTTTGTCAGAGACTTGTCAAAACAATTTTCTCAGCATCTTCCCTCCAGAGTTGATACCTATATGGCATCAGCAATACAG GCTCTTGAGGCACCTTGGCCAGTAATTCAAGCAAATGCTATATACTTCTCCAGCAGTATGTTGTCCGTGTCGGATGATCAGCACATTTTAGCTCTCTACCATACCCAG GTGTTCGGAATTTTGGTGGGTAAAATGAGTCGTTCAGCAGATGCAGTTGTTAGAGCAACTTGCTCTTCTGCACTAGGTTTGCTGTTCAAATCCACAAACTCAATCTCTTGGAGAGCAGCTAGACTTGATCGGGTGGACTCTGTGAGAAGGATCCATGATTCATGA